A stretch of DNA from Anopheles ziemanni chromosome 3, idAnoZiCoDA_A2_x.2, whole genome shotgun sequence:
caaattattatATTGAGAAATGGATTATATTTGGTGTTCGTCAATAGCCTTTCAGAATGGTGGAATTATTAAAAAGAATGCGAAGGGTTGTCCAATAAATACGTGTGTTAATGAAAAGAAGGTCTTGATGAATGACTGTTGTATGATATTTTGgtttacatttcttttctgttagtttaaattttaactcTTGCATTATAACAAACCGTTCGTAGGTTTTATGAAGAACGAAAATTTATttagaaaattgttttaaacagACGCCCGATGAAAATGATgtaggggtggctggggtaatacACACCCCTGAAGCAATACGCaccctttcccatttcccttgaaaaacgagttttggacgcgtaaaaagtagtcacccTGTAAGATCAAACTAAAATGTGGTCACTCTGTGAGTTTGATAgctctacatcaacagaaacgcgaaataaacgcaaaacaaaatcattctcagctcagacagtttttgttataacGTGACGTGCCATTCCGCTAAGgaatattaagtgcaaaaaccgatatttacccacgaggaatacaaaatttagtgaattgagaatcagtgcttgagactgttcatgaaaatttcggaaagtatgcagatttactcatattttagttgaaaatgtgttcaacaGGCAATATGCACCCACTATGTCGGGGTATAATGcaccagtttgtaaacaaactacagttggtccccgcagtacgcgaatgtttgggaccggaCGCAAtcgcgtatatcgaattttcgcgtattgcggatttccaCTGCATTTTCGTTTAtacctcatattgaagagttgacactgagagggaaccgcttatttaacatatcttttatcgAAATCACTAAaaagtgttccatttcttacattgcataattatgtctttgttaaaaagtgcatattaaaaacttaattctaccaaaacaaagtaaaattgacttgtcagaactcaagcaacgctatgagctgtcagttgtaaaaaatcgcgtattgcgaattcgcgtatatcgagtatcgcgtactgcggggaccaactgtatcTTTATTTGACAGTCTATGCtgcctctttgttgtggtgcgtattgcctctttgttgtggttcgtattgcccctttgttggcgtgcgtattacccctagcaaaggtgcgttttgcctcaaccagatacagatcgatcaaaaattgaactttttcaaaactgaaaaaattacgtttttcgtagcaaaaaaagcaaacattcctgAACTGGTAACTAGTTTGATCCTTTATGAATCCTATTCAGTgacaaaatcaacaatcaagagccaagttgttagaaaattttctagttttccttaaggggtgcgtattaccccatccacccctatATCATCGTTTGAAATGTTGTGAGGATTCCATTGACAGTTTGCACAAATTGACAGATTGTTATACGCCTGCGTGATAGATACAATTTGTCAGAAAACAACAGACTTTGGAAAAGGATCTGAAAAATCAATCGTCCCAGCTGATTTTACTCATTTGTATTCGAGCGTTGCAATTTACAAGTGCTGGGATGGCAAAGCAAAAATCCCTTATTCTACTAGGTTACGATGATGAACCGATTGCGGTGAAGGATAGACTGTACCTTTCGCACACGACGAACAAAATCGGTGGCCACGCGGTAAGTTCGGTGTGATTTCTTTTATACTATGAAAACGATCGATAATTTTTGTACTTCTTTGTTCGTAACCACCTGGGATAGGATTGGCCTGCTGGTGCTGTGGAAATACAGCCGTGCCTATTCTGTGGTCTGCAAAGGCCCCTTATTCTGCAGATTTACGCTCCACTGGAGGATTCTCAGTTCCACCGCACGCTTTATCTTTTCGCTTGCTTAAACGCCCCGTGTTCGACGCAATCACAATCGTGGACTTGTATACGAATACAATCCCTCGAAAAGAGCTCTCCTGGAGGTGATGGTTGTGAGACGCGATCCGTAAAGCTACCGGCGAAGGATGCCACGATATCCTGGTGCAGTGGTGCAGATGACTGGGGAGACGAAGAGGAGAGTGCACCCACGGGCAAGGGAGATGAGTACAGCACGGGCACTTTTATGCGGGTCGATACGAGCAATGTTGGCGATTCCGAGCAACAACTGAACGAAGAGAACGGCAATGTGATCCAGTACGAGAAGGTGTCCGATGAAGACGACGAGAGTAATTCTATGGAGGTGGAACCGATTCCGGGGTTTGAACACTTGCGTGTTGACGAGACAAACGCCAATGCAGGAGGCGATGGACGATCGTCGGGAGCGATGGGTGGAGAGCTTATCGATAATTTGTACACACCCAAAGCAACTGCAGAGATTGAAGGTCCGGAGGCGGAAGTAGTGATTGTTGACGAGCCCAACTCACCGAAACGTGATTTGATAGCGCTGCTCAAGCAGCCACAACTTGTGCCACGAAATATCGAAGACTTAACGCTGCGAGGATTGTACATCAGTGTGGATGAAGAGCGTACGAGCGTACCGGTAATGTCCGAGCATGTACGGGAACTTCTCGAAGAATATCGGCGTAATGATGAAGGTACGTGATTTCCATATACGAGTAGATAATTTATTAAAcgctttttttcctgtttttagTCAAAACGAGCCCAGATAGTCCCTCTGAAAACGTGGCATCAGGAGGTAAAGGACCAACCAAAACCAACCACGATCTAGAGCTATATGAGAAAGGCATTCCGATGCATGGTGATCTGATGTTTCACTCGTTCATGTGCAAGTTGCAGGAAAATCCAGGTCAAATCTTGCGTTACTCGCGCAACGCTGTGCCATTGCTGATATCTCCAATCAAGGATGTAACAATTCCGCCACAATGTCAGTATTGCAAGAGCGAGATGATCTGTGAAGTTCAACTGCTGCCAACGTTGATCGACAAACTGCGATTCGAGGTGAACGATGAAAGGGCACCGATCGATTTTGGCAATGTTCTGGTTTGGACCTGTATGAAAAGCTGCTGGGACACTCCGGATAAAATGCGCCAGGAGCTTGTACTAGTGCAAACGGAGTCTTAAATAATACAACGCGACAGTTCTGATACAAATGAACGTTTGCCTTTCGAATAATGCAATGTTACGTGCATTCGTTTTAACGTATGATATAACCATCGTTTCCTTGAGGCAAAGCACAAGATGAGGCGTTTCAAAAGCGTATCATTAGTACTGAAAATATCGTCAATTGCTGAAACCATCTTTCCCAACAAGAAAGCAGCGATAACGGAAGCGTATCAGCTTTTTATGTCACACGGTGTGTTGGGAACGATCGGTGATTCCTGACCCAAGACAGTTTTAACGCATTTTATATGAAACATCCAATGTCTCCAGTGAGCGTCTATATCGCAAAGTCagttaaataataataactccTATTCTAAACGCAGTAGATTTAATGTgatagaacaaacaaacacaaccacGTGCTGACGTGTAAAGCGAAGCGAAAGATTTGCTACCTTCGGTGCCGCTGTGCCGTCCGTACTCCTTggcgaaaattaatttaaataacacaACACATGCGCTAGTCGGATATGTTCGCTAAACGCCAAACGATATTAGAAACCAGCGACTTCTGTACTGCTATGCGCCATTCTCGTGCTGCAAACCGGAAAAACAGCACTAGCTAACTgttcaaatatgttttaaaatcaaGCATACCGATAGTAGTAGCGAAGAACGTGTGGTGGTAGTTTAACAGTGTTAACTATTTTAATCCTACATTTTGAAGAATCATTATGAATTTATTAGCATTTTACGTGTTTACTTCCAAttctaaataaacaaacgagaCTTATGAGCTAATgttctttattttctcttaTTCCAATATTCAATTTCAGTAACTCATAACCGTACCTGAATTTTTAACACAttcaatttagtttttttttatctaaacCCGTCTGATctcacaaatttaaatttacccAAGGTTTCTATATGACATTAGTTCAACATCTGTGTTGTAGGCATCTTGATGTCAATGGACGTCTATTTTGTTGTCAATCGTAGCTGTCATACATTGcatttttgtgtttctcatCGCTTCGGTGTAGTAATTTCTGCTGTTTCATCCGGCAAGTGATCGTGGTTTCCCGTTTCTAGTAGTGCTCCGAATCAAGCTTATTGCATTCTTCAAAAATGAGTTCGATCGGAACCGGTGTAAGTAATATTCACCTAAAACAACGCTTGCGGCTGTATTGAAAACTGAATAAACTCGTTGAGGTTATGGTGGGCGATGGTTCTGTTTGGGTTTTGCAAGTGCTACTAACTTTTGATTCCTTTCTTTCCGTCGCGCTTTTCCAGTACGATCTGTCCGCATCACAGTTTTCCCCAGATGGTCGCGTATTCCAAATCGAGTACGCCGGTAAGGCCGTCGAAAACAGTGGCACCGTTATCGGACTGCGCGGTAAGGATGGTATTGTTTTGGCCGTGGAAAAGCTCATTACCAGCAAACTGTACGAGCCCGATTGCGGTACACGCATATTCACCATCGACACTTCCATCGGAATGGTGAGTTTTGGATCGAATCATCTCCGTGCATAAGAATCATGCCAATAACATGGGGTGTCTTTAATTATTCGCCACAGGCTATAAGCGGAATGATCACCGATGGTAGAGCAGTTGTGGACATTGCCCGGCAAGAAGCCGCCAGTTATCGGCAGCAGAACAATCGTCCCATTCCGTTGAAGCAGTTGAATGATCGCTTGTCCAGCTATTTCCACGCGTACACACTGTACAGTGCGGTTCGTCCGTTTGGTGTGAGCGTGATCCTTGCCTCTTGGTCGGAAGAGAAGGGTCCAGAGATGTACATGATCGATCCTTCCGGAGTGTCTTGCGTAAGTGTTGTGTGCATCATCATAAGTGGCTTTGATTTTAATAAATCGTTGATTGCAGGGGTACTTTGGTTGCGCCGTTGGTAAAGCGAAGCAGACCGCGAAAACGGAAATCGAAAAGCTGAAGCTTTCCGAGATGAGCGTCAAGGATCTGGTTCTTACGGCCGGAAAAATGTAAGTCATATTAACACTGTCCCACTAACGTTGTTGCAGCAAATTGTACCGTTCTCTTTCATCCACAGTATCTACCAAGTGCATGATGAACTGAAGGACAAAGACTTCAAGCTCGAGCTCAGTTGGGTTTGCCAGGACTCGAAGGGTGTTCACAAAACCGTCCCGGCCGAGGTGTACGCTGCCGCCAACCGTGCCGGCCAGGAGGCCGTCGATGAGGACGATAGTGATAACGAAATCTAAATTAAGGTAGTGTTGCATACGTCTATGGTTCGGATTCCGGTCCCCCAGATTTGGTGGTATAAACTGGTCTTTGTaaagaagtaaaaacacaTGGTGGGTTacattttttctccttctattTAGATCTATTGCTAAGTTTCCATACAAATACACACCGATACCATAACGAATGAAAATGCACGAATGTTATGAAAGAATGGTTGCAACATACATAATACATTCTTCTCCTATTAATCGAGAGTTGGTGGATTTGGTATCACATTTAAACATTGAAACACAGAATTGTTAAGTCAGCATATTAGGCTGTGCTATTCTTCGTAATATCATTGGtagatttttttccaaaatccGTTTAGCAGGTTCCATGTTGCATAGCTTATCCTTGTGCTATTAtcgtagaaggtgatttgtAGAGAAGCGAAGCCCAGAAGGACAGTACCACCATCTCGAAGCAAAGGCACAGTTGAAAAACAGCTGTTAAAAAGTATAAGAAATGAGATTAAGTTTCGTGCAATGGTGAGAGGAACAATTTTTACGTTACTTACCATTCTTTTGAACCTGCAGTGTGATGGGAAATTCGCAGTCGGATATACTCTTGCTTACGATAACTCCAATTATCAGTGGCTGTATCCGGCAGAGAATCAATACGGCTTGCAGgacaaaatattttccctAGAATTTtacgaacatattttcatatttttccgttCAAATTGTAAAATGCTTGGTGTGATCTATATTTACCATCAATTTAAGATCGGAGTAGAGCGGTGCAAGCATTCGGACGAGAATGTTCAATCCCCACACTCCCAACAGGATCGAAATGACGATCAATGGCACAAAGTACAGGATAATGCGGTTAAAATTCGgctaaaattaatttcaaaaaaattgttgaaagTTAACATATAATTAACTAATCTATCTTTGACAAAGTTTTGTGGAAACCGTCTCTTCATACTTACGTAGTCCTCGACAAAAACTACATTTAGCGCCAAGAAGAGAGCTGTTTGTACGACCGGTAATTGCATGATAAGCATTCGTACAAAAAGCAATCGATTTCTGCAAGAAACAAATACCGTTATTATCACCGTCCTCGATCGTACGAAACCCGGGTAAATGATAACCAACGTATCAGTAATTACAGTCGTGTAAATGTCACTTACTTGGTAACGGAGGCTCGTTTGAAAAGCGGTACGCAGCAGCACAGTGGTGGTGTTCGCAAGGAAAATGTCTGCGAATCGGTTGATTTGATAAGCGCATCCTCTCCGTTGACATATTGCATGCAGAGGCTTGGTTTaggggtggaaaaagaaacattttagtATACTACCACCGGCATCCACTTCCGCTTCCAACTAACCCGAAGAAAACATATGCGCAGACCATGAAGTAAACGTGCATTACCGTGTCACACAAGAAAAAGGCACGGGGCACCGCGATGGACACCACGGAAAAGAGGGTTATTAGCTGCAAAAGGGTGGGTAACAAAATGGTATTAAAAGGTAATTGGAACGTTCCATCGCAAACATCACTCACGGGGTAGATGCTAAGCAGTAGGACCGATTTGGTTTTGAACTGCTTCGGCGTCCGATGGAGGATATGGTAGGCATTCTTGAAGAAGATGCTTATCGTTGCAATACTCAATACCACCGTGCCAACGATGATCAAGGCGATTGGGTAGTTCAGGCCTGTAAATGACCGGGAGGAGAGTTAAGCAATGTCATTTTTACACCATCAATTTAGTCACATACCATCGAGGTATTCCTGAACCGTGGGAAGCTTGGTGGTGCATTGATCGCCTGTCGTTACATTTGTTGGTGATAGCGACTCATCGCTGTACATCGATCCGTTAGTATCCATTTTTGTAGAAAATTCTGTAAACTTTATAAGAGgtgaagtttttttaaatgcgtATTTTGTTGAATCTCAACggtttctgtttatttttagcatGACTTTTTCTTTCAACACTCCTACCCACGTGATCGCGTGACGCAAGGCGAATGAATCTTGAATCTCTTCtattaatttcaataaaacccATCTTCCACCGGGATGAAAACTGCCACTTCTCGATTGACCGATGAATGCAATGCGCCGTTAATTAACGAAGTGCGATATTCTTCAGCCTTTCATCCTTCCGTACGATCGCAGTTCATTCCAAGGAGCCAATCTTCTAAATGTTCAGAATACATTGGGGGCGATGGAAATTTCTTCCGTGTGGAATATGTTATGTTACGGAAGCTTGTTTGAATCATATCACAATCATTGTGTTGCAAAGGATCCTTTACTCAAGTCCTTGGCCAAAGCCGGTGGTACATGGAAATTTACCCACTGAACTAGATATAAAAGAAAACGCTCGCTCTACCGTGACCCTGTCTTCGTGCTACCCATCACCGGTGAAGCAATAGAGCATGAGGCTAAACACACTATTTAGCAACAGCATGTTGCGGTGTTCACGGCAAGGTGTTATATTTGAACGCGAAGCCCAACTTAACCCGCTAACGAGCAAACTCCCGCACCCGCTTGTTTGTCTTTATTGTGTCAATTTAACcgattttactttttccaaatGTAATgccacttgttttttttttcattttccaaatcCTCATTTTTTCAAGTGCTTTCTGTGTGCTTTTGCATGCTGCAATATGAGTGGCAAACATTGGGCAGAAAAGTTTCTTGTAACTGGCTTAGGAGGTCATTACCACCGCAACTtgcaggaaattcaatttatgttCCTTTGTTGAATCCCGTCCAGCTTGAGAGGATACCGGTTTTATAAAGCAGTAAACGACCTTGTGTTATAAGAAAGAGTTCGTGTGGTGTCTGTTATGCTCTTTATCATTGTTTTTTTGGTCTCTGATATATTTGTACCCATTTATCACTTCATTAGCATAAGTATGGGTAGTGCAAAAAAGTGTACGAAAAAGAGacaaatgaatggaaaaagtacataattataaaaaaaattaattcaacacTAAAATGACCATAATCTGCTGCTTCGATGAACATTCATCAAGTCTGATTTATCACATGCTGATGATcgtttaaaaaaggaaaaaaatgtttcgccATGATACGGGTAGGGAGATATTATTAAGATCTCCACAATCGagcaggaaaaaggaaaacgaaaagccTGAAGAACAAGCGAAACATTATGTGACCCACGGGGATAACGGGGTGAAATAAATACCACGGATTTTTCATTGACGCAACACCCGGCGACCTCATCCCCCGCCAGGCATGATTCGTGTCGTCAGGTGCGCTGTTCGATGCTTCCCCAAGTCAAGGTCGTCGCGTCCGAAGCGGTATTTTGCGTATAGCTTCCGAACGCGTACTTCCCGTGGGCCATGAGTAATATCAACATGTATGCGCCACGGTCGATTTGGTAGGAGGGCGTTGCTGGAATCGTGACACGATCGGTCGCACCGTCGTTCAATGGCAAAACATTGGAAGAAGCGCGCATAAAGGCGCACAGCGACCTCCCAAAGGTCATCTAATGGGCCGTTCCGTGGCCGGTCCTTCGTCGGTGGCGTACGATGTTCTTGAGCACTGTCGATTCCATAAATTAATTCCTTCACCGAAGCGCTGGCATTTGTGACTGAagtctttttatttcttagcTTTGGAACTCTTCTTCGCGTGtaggttttaaaaatgtagcTGGAAGAAATCCTATACATTTACTAGGAGTTTCGTTTAAACTCCATCGAACGATCGAGAGACGGCGATGGGTGACTTGGAAGTTTTCAGAGTTTCTTCGTTTTCCCACCCCGTTCCAACCGGGCGCGATCCCAACCCGTGCGGCAGGCTTTTCGGGCTGGTGAAGCTGTTTCGAAAAATCAGTGTcagtgtcttttttttctagtttcgTGGCGTTTGGTAGCATGGCATTTACCCAACGCCACAACCTTGAAACGATTCGCGCTCGAGATATAAAGAAGTGGCGTTAGATAGGTGTTGTTGGCTTAGCCGCTATGCTACATCGTATTTATCCAAGCGCGGACGGTTTGTGCAAGCTCTAACGCTCCGTCAGAGCTTTGATGCGATGAGGAATTTAGTTTTGAGGACATTGAAAGTCTCTTATGAAACTTACGTTTAACACGATGTAGTAAAATGTACACATCGAAGCATTTTCAAAATCTTTGTTACTATAACCTGAGCGTATGGATTTTAAATTGGTTCACAaaagtgaaatttaaaaaaattgtacttGTGGGAAAAGGTTTAGCATGTCCTTTTACACGCGatatacaatttttttctttaatcaatTATGTGAAAGGAGTTTGTTCCTAATCCATCAAACACATGACGGTAGGATCAGGTTTCATCCTTGTGGTTCATCAAAAGCACGACAAACGGGAGCCATCACAATCCACAAAAACGGGAGTCTTGGCAAGTCTGCTCCATGATGACCTGAACCttagttcttttcgttttgattCATAAAACAGTACGaacattttttacttttgaagcACTATCTTTGAATCTATGTCATTAATCATCCCGCGGCGGCCATATGGTAGATGTtggatattatttttccatcagtTGCCTAGTTGACAGAAAACATGCATTTGTCGTTGGTACGATTAGGTCGATTGCATAATTTATCCGCACTCGCGTTGTCCCACAGATTGACCGGTTCACCTCCGTTGGCTTTAATAACAGGTGTATCCGTCTCGCTATCTTTTGGTATAAAATTGCGGTCCAACACTGGCCGAGACAATCATAATTTCCCACCTTGCGTTAGTCTGTTTGACCATTAGATTGGATCGCTCATATAGCGAGGGCATCGAAGCGAAAGTGTATGCCATAGCATACCACCATCGGCGAGATTACTCAACACGGTGTGTGGGTCATTTGGGGTCTGCTCCGAAAGAACAACGGCGGAGCACGTGCAACCAAATGTAAGCTGTTGGCCGCGGTTGGATGCAAAGTTTGCTGGCGCACACGAAGGGGAAAAACTGGCTTCCGTAGGCTCACTTTTCTAACACGCGGTTTAAGCTGGGTGTTAGCGGATCATGCTTAGATAATACTGAATCTCTGTGTCCCTCTGTACAGAAAAAGAGCTTTGAGGCGGCCAGCATCCACCATCCACCAGCGCCAACGGTTGCATGATGGATGCCGGGGAAACCCGTTGTGGCGGTGGTTTGGAGACACACTAACGATCGCTTGTGTGGCTGCTGTTTGCGCCTTCAAACACACCGAGCTCTTATGTCATCGTCTTCTTGATCGCGCCGAGATCAACAGGAACACAACGTCCTCTTGTGCGGTTACacaaaatatttcaaccaCGGTACACCGTTTCGAGGGTCGGTAAACACTATGTAACACTAAGAAtgtttgaataatatttttttaaattttcacttcAACACTGTCTGGACATagatttttcgtaaaactgCTTCAACTCACCAATTGGAAAGGGTGTTTATAACAAaagtaatagaaaaataaGACCGAAAGCACATTAGCTCTCCTTGTAACGGATGCCTGCGAAACGCTAGATGCCCTGCTTCGACGACCGTGCGGCATCAGCACGAATTCGCAATACACCGAACCGGATCGTGCGCGACTTGGTCAAAGACTGTTTGCTGCTCGCGAGCTTCTCGCCGATCAAACCCCGCGCCACAGTACCATTGAACCGTGTACGCTAGAAGCATGAGACTATTTTAGTACACAcgctcttttttccttcttctctaCGCTCATGTGCTCATCATCATAGTAGACCGCGGAGTGGAGCTGCTGTTTCTCAACGTGCGATCGTCAACGAGCTGTACGGCATGGCGTCCATCTCGCGTGGTCGACCCGCGGGGTTGCGCGGGTTGTTTGCAAACAATGTCGAAGCTCCCGCAACGCACGGATGTACGCTGGCACGCTCGACTGTTTACTCATCATCGTCAGGTGCGCCTTTTTTGGGTTGTACGATAAGCTGCCGGTGGTTTTTCCTACCTTTTGCGTGGGAAAACATACCTATGCAacatgatttaaatttttttcgaaGCTTTCCATTTCAGTATCTTGtcttttattgtttcaattgAAGTTTCGCAAGTTAACAAAAGCAAGTTAAAATGTCGTTTGATTTTCCTACACAATTTTTCAACTGACATATTTACTAGTCGCGATGTTCAAACAACCCTCTAATTAAAAAAGGAACATATTGTTTGAGTATCCTCTTTCACCTTTATGTAAATTCTTAATGATGCACCACGATGCACACATTGGTTAGAAACATATCAATCCACGTTTGTTCAACTTATTATATGCAAATAGGATTATACTTGAAGCTGCACGCCCATTCCTTTTACAGCTGAttgggaaaaaatattatttatttgtactAAATTATTCcgataacattttat
This window harbors:
- the LOC131287334 gene encoding programmed cell death protein 2-like, encoding MAKQKSLILLGYDDEPIAVKDRLYLSHTTNKIGGHADWPAGAVEIQPCLFCGLQRPLILQIYAPLEDSQFHRTLYLFACLNAPCSTQSQSWTCIRIQSLEKSSPGGDGCETRSVKLPAKDATISWCSGADDWGDEEESAPTGKGDEYSTGTFMRVDTSNVGDSEQQLNEENGNVIQYEKVSDEDDESNSMEVEPIPGFEHLRVDETNANAGGDGRSSGAMGGELIDNLYTPKATAEIEGPEAEVVIVDEPNSPKRDLIALLKQPQLVPRNIEDLTLRGLYISVDEERTSVPVMSEHVRELLEEYRRNDEVKTSPDSPSENVASGGKGPTKTNHDLELYEKGIPMHGDLMFHSFMCKLQENPGQILRYSRNAVPLLISPIKDVTIPPQCQYCKSEMICEVQLLPTLIDKLRFEVNDERAPIDFGNVLVWTCMKSCWDTPDKMRQELVLVQTES
- the LOC131284168 gene encoding organic solute transporter alpha-like protein encodes the protein MDTNGSMYSDESLSPTNVTTGDQCTTKLPTVQEYLDGLNYPIALIIVGTVVLSIATISIFFKNAYHILHRTPKQFKTKSVLLLSIYPLITLFSVVSIAVPRAFFLCDTVMHVYFMVCAYVFFGLCMQYVNGEDALIKSTDSQTFSLRTPPLCCCVPLFKRASVTKNRLLFVRMLIMQLPVVQTALFLALNVVFVEDYPNFNRIILYFVPLIVISILLGVWGLNILVRMLAPLYSDLKLMGKYFVLQAVLILCRIQPLIIGVIVSKSISDCEFPITLQVQKNAVFQLCLCFEMVVLSFWASLLYKSPSTIIAQG